The following are encoded together in the Bacillus sp. NP157 genome:
- a CDS encoding acyl-CoA dehydrogenase family protein translates to MTVHAFQPDGQAAREGALASLGRELPGIAALALHDDINGQFASHAVARMRDVGILSSVLPLEEGGAGLGTDRHATVTLFHVLSRLGAAHLSAARLFEGHVNAFGLLWQYGTATQRSRLLRYVREGGLLGVWNAPEPGAPLRLLADGSHFRLSGSKIHASGAGAIRRPLLTAQTADDRLLMVWCDVGAAQVDTSGWRMQGMRATATGTVHLDGVVVDAIELFGADGDYHRQPAFSGGAWRFLAAQLGAAGALVDAVRQSLNISGRGENQHQSARLAEASTRLETGRLWTQAAARMADDPGQDPHDVVIYTAMARLVVEEAAMAIVALAQRSIGLRSLHEDHAAERIARDLATYLRQPAPDALRDAVAADALKSHGPMLDRWH, encoded by the coding sequence GTGACCGTGCACGCATTCCAGCCAGATGGTCAGGCCGCCCGCGAGGGGGCGTTGGCCAGCCTCGGCCGGGAGCTGCCGGGCATTGCCGCCCTGGCGTTGCATGACGATATCAACGGCCAGTTTGCTTCCCACGCCGTGGCGCGCATGCGCGACGTCGGGATACTGTCGTCGGTGTTGCCTTTGGAGGAAGGCGGTGCCGGCCTCGGCACTGACAGGCATGCCACCGTCACCTTGTTCCACGTCCTTTCCCGCCTGGGCGCGGCCCACCTGTCGGCCGCGCGCCTCTTCGAGGGCCACGTCAACGCCTTTGGTTTACTGTGGCAATACGGTACTGCAACGCAGCGCTCCCGACTGTTGCGCTACGTGCGCGAGGGTGGCCTTCTCGGCGTGTGGAACGCGCCCGAGCCCGGTGCCCCGCTTCGACTGTTGGCCGACGGCTCTCATTTCCGGCTCTCGGGGTCAAAAATACATGCCTCCGGAGCCGGCGCAATCCGGCGGCCATTGCTGACAGCCCAGACGGCAGACGACCGTCTGCTGATGGTCTGGTGCGATGTCGGTGCGGCTCAAGTGGACACCTCGGGATGGCGCATGCAAGGCATGCGCGCCACCGCTACTGGAACGGTGCACCTCGACGGCGTTGTCGTCGACGCCATCGAATTGTTCGGAGCTGATGGGGATTACCATCGCCAACCGGCGTTCTCTGGCGGCGCCTGGCGGTTCCTGGCAGCGCAACTCGGGGCTGCCGGAGCACTGGTCGACGCGGTTCGGCAATCGCTCAACATCAGCGGGCGAGGTGAAAACCAGCATCAGAGCGCACGTCTGGCCGAGGCCAGCACGCGCCTGGAAACGGGACGGTTGTGGACGCAGGCGGCGGCACGGATGGCGGACGACCCAGGCCAGGACCCCCATGACGTCGTGATCTATACCGCCATGGCTCGTCTGGTCGTCGAAGAGGCAGCGATGGCCATCGTCGCCCTCGCCCAGCGCTCCATTGGCTTGCGTAGCCTGCACGAGGACCACGCTGCTGAACGCATTGCCCGCGACCTTGCGACCTATCTGCGCCAACCGGCGCCCGATGCGCTTCGCGACGCTGTCGCTGCGGACGCCCTCAAGTCCCACGGGCCGATGCTCGACCGGTGGCACTGA